One genomic region from Sciurus carolinensis chromosome 2, mSciCar1.2, whole genome shotgun sequence encodes:
- the LOC124976683 gene encoding eukaryotic translation initiation factor 1-like yields the protein MSAIQNLHSFDPFADASKGDDLLPAGTEDYIHIRIQQRNGRKTLTTIQEIADDYDKKKLVKAFKKKFACNGTVIEHPEYGEVIQLQGDQRKNICQFLVEIGLAKVDQLKVHGF from the coding sequence ATGTCCGCTATCCAGAACCTCCACTCTTTCGACCCCTTTGCTGATGCAAGTAAGGGTGATGACCTGCTTCCTGCTGGCACTGAGGATTATATCCATATAAGAATTCAACAGAGAAACGGCAGGAAGACCCTTACCACTATCCAAGAGATCGCTGATGATTACGATAAAAAGAAACTAGTGAAGGCGTTTAAGAAGAAATTTGCCTGCAATGGTACTGTAATTGAGCATCCAGAATATGGAGAAGTAATTCAGCTACAGGGTGACCAGCGCAAGAACATATGCCAGTTCCTGGTAGAGATTGGACTGGCTAAGGTCGATCAGCTGAAGGTTCATGGGTTTTAA